A stretch of the Papaver somniferum cultivar HN1 chromosome 6, ASM357369v1, whole genome shotgun sequence genome encodes the following:
- the LOC113286418 gene encoding dehydrogenase/reductase SDR family member FEY-like isoform X1 — MEIFWKRVQVIWSIAVDLCFQRFYSRHLPSSPTDLLKLLHVSNSNNHNHSKQFSDLTIIVTGATSGIGLHTAREFAMAGAHVVMACRNITAANNIAIKWREEVDNDKMLNIEVMELDLLSLSSVRSFAEAWMQRALPLDLLINNAGIYKPGEPQTFSKDGVELQMQVNHIAPSLLTMLLLPSLLRASSPRIVSVSSIAHREATIELESWNSKVEQDKFSGFLTYGSSKLVQLMFLKTLADKVMQQKENADFKCIAVHPGGVGTNIDPMAYIAASTGLMFTPAEGSRSVIFCAASEDVNESLYNGFGYYSYDCKPDRISPLAYDTDACCMVWQKTMEILRIDNNYVLHLLGNN, encoded by the exons ATGGAGATATTCTGGAAAAGAGTTCAAGTGATTTGGTCCATAGCTGTGGATTTATGTTTCCAGAGGTTTTATAGCCGACACCTTCCTTCTTCACCTACAGATCTTCTCAAACTTCTTCATGTTTCCAACAGCAACAATCATAACCACAGTAAGCAGTTTAGTGATCTCACCATCATAGTTACTGGTGCCACTAGTGGTATAGGACTTCACACTGCTAG GGAATTTGCTATGGCCGGAGCCCATGTTGTCATGGCATGCAGGAACATCACTGCTGCAAATAATATTGCAATTAAGTGGAGAGAGGAGGTGGACAATGACAAAATGCTCAATATTGAG GTTATGGAGTTGGATTTGCTCTCTTTATCCTCGGTAAGGAGTTTTGCAGAAGCGTGGATGCAACGAGCCCTGCCATTGGATCTTCTTATCAACAATGCCGGGATCTATAAGCCAGGAG AGCCCCAAACTTTTTCAAAAGATGGAGTTGAGCTACAAATGCAGGTGAATCACATTGCTCCATCCCTTCTAACCATGCTTTTACTGCCATCGTTACTGCGAGCGTCTTCTCCACGTATTGTCAGCGTTAGTTCGATA GCACACCGGGAAGCAACTATAGAGCTTGAAAGTTGGAACAGTAAAGTAGAGCAGGATAAGTTTAGCGGTTTTTTAACCTATGGGTCAAGCAAATTAGTACAG TTAATGTTTCTTAAAACTCTAGCAGATAAGGTTATGCAACAAAAAGAAAATGCTGATTTCAAGTGTATAGCGGTCCATCCTGGAGGTGTTGGTACAAATATT GATCCAATGGCATATATTGCTGCGAGTACGGGTTTGATGTTCACTCCTGCAGAAG GATCAAGAAGTGTAATCTTTTGCGCAGCTAGTGAAGATGTTAACGAAAGTTTGTATAATGGTTTCGGGTATTATTCATACGACTGTAAACCAGATAGAATTTCACCACTAGCATATGATACAGATGCATGTTGCATGGTATGGCAGAAGACAATGGAGATCTTGCGGATAGACAATAATTATGTTTTGCATTTGCTTGGCAATAACTAA
- the LOC113286418 gene encoding dehydrogenase/reductase SDR family member FEY-like isoform X2 yields the protein MEIFWKRVQVIWSIAVDLCFQRFYSRHLPSSPTDLLKLLHVSNSNNHNHSKQFSDLTIIVTGATSGIGLHTAREFAMAGAHVVMACRNITAANNIAIKWREEVDNDKMLNIEVMELDLLSLSSVRSFAEAWMQRALPLDLLINNAGIYKPGEPQTFSKDGVELQMQVNHIAPSLLTMLLLPSLLRASSPRIVSVSSIAHREATIELESWNSKVEQDKFSGFLTYGSSKLVQLMFLKTLADKVMQQKENADFKCIAVHPGGVGTNIDPMAYIAASTGLMFTPAEASEDVNESLYNGFGYYSYDCKPDRISPLAYDTDACCMVWQKTMEILRIDNNYVLHLLGNN from the exons ATGGAGATATTCTGGAAAAGAGTTCAAGTGATTTGGTCCATAGCTGTGGATTTATGTTTCCAGAGGTTTTATAGCCGACACCTTCCTTCTTCACCTACAGATCTTCTCAAACTTCTTCATGTTTCCAACAGCAACAATCATAACCACAGTAAGCAGTTTAGTGATCTCACCATCATAGTTACTGGTGCCACTAGTGGTATAGGACTTCACACTGCTAG GGAATTTGCTATGGCCGGAGCCCATGTTGTCATGGCATGCAGGAACATCACTGCTGCAAATAATATTGCAATTAAGTGGAGAGAGGAGGTGGACAATGACAAAATGCTCAATATTGAG GTTATGGAGTTGGATTTGCTCTCTTTATCCTCGGTAAGGAGTTTTGCAGAAGCGTGGATGCAACGAGCCCTGCCATTGGATCTTCTTATCAACAATGCCGGGATCTATAAGCCAGGAG AGCCCCAAACTTTTTCAAAAGATGGAGTTGAGCTACAAATGCAGGTGAATCACATTGCTCCATCCCTTCTAACCATGCTTTTACTGCCATCGTTACTGCGAGCGTCTTCTCCACGTATTGTCAGCGTTAGTTCGATA GCACACCGGGAAGCAACTATAGAGCTTGAAAGTTGGAACAGTAAAGTAGAGCAGGATAAGTTTAGCGGTTTTTTAACCTATGGGTCAAGCAAATTAGTACAG TTAATGTTTCTTAAAACTCTAGCAGATAAGGTTATGCAACAAAAAGAAAATGCTGATTTCAAGTGTATAGCGGTCCATCCTGGAGGTGTTGGTACAAATATT GATCCAATGGCATATATTGCTGCGAGTACGGGTTTGATGTTCACTCCTGCAGAAG CTAGTGAAGATGTTAACGAAAGTTTGTATAATGGTTTCGGGTATTATTCATACGACTGTAAACCAGATAGAATTTCACCACTAGCATATGATACAGATGCATGTTGCATGGTATGGCAGAAGACAATGGAGATCTTGCGGATAGACAATAATTATGTTTTGCATTTGCTTGGCAATAACTAA